From the Roseateles sp. XES5 genome, one window contains:
- a CDS encoding M15 family metallopeptidase encodes MARPQVREVSSPERIQGIASPVSTYVRPADPAASPLHELAEGLASMDTRLRSFLDQRKQDTDEADKARAITDFHRNNQKGYADAVREGLIPATASKSYVEWYKKQQGHLAGLKLSDKFSIDYQQWDGRDSEDPAAFGQFVSGWMTQNIGQEQDPNILAGLAPHLDRIASGGYDTFNQERAASLRSKAQATSGAIVTDTLMRGAEAGRVEGSVDYDGLWTGLMSQREEAVSKGERGEDFDKLMVDSIILQAEESGDSDMLKLLDRATSGSDLPMAKNPEVREKRMRALERIGNKQASMATDQAQLAEKQDKRRHEDKLAEAVLILSNGEDVPEETIRELSRRDGEIRYKLAKYKKEYGDLDTAEDPQDLMQVYEEIDDGAGRKYVLDMREKGVIRDPATFLKAMDRVDAVKKATQGGGIFTSPTYKDTVKFITNETGYGDMSVDGLRGLSSEGMEALYDYRNMLLEWDLKNPDAGLLEREKQAREAGEFIRSRFQEATDPKVVETGVRSEYVSEADAAKAKEEPQELLQEQDPEVPAQTQEEDGGYLPQPIQDAWDWLTGGDEEEAAPPQSQEQSSWVVIPYETLSDSTKQSLEAFAKKKGLSVEEAYGIISGRAQKLSGETPAGVDPTTTNSISPATRDKLFGLLQDPPKVERLTASNVPVGPLLGLIGHTEGTDKGDGYNETLGYGAYTGGDVNLVGMTLGEIDKLQTQMLRHPNNSWNSSAIGRYQIIRTTMRKLKKTMGLTDDVLFSPELQDQMAMQLLEGRGLSKWQAGKMSDEQFMSGLSAEWASLPKANGKGSYRNQRVGTSTAGVRGVLDKVRNAEVASLDPSIGMSSGSDPYANIPDVDASGNAGQKQRFLEWNPDPVGNHEANLQSIDAQLGDVVRRAQAIAGVKFVVGSGKRDDALQKKAVEWGWSKTEDSDHEHGAAVDLWPIDENGAVKFDPAMQQEVVMAMKLAAKELGVDLDIGAEWKSFKDKPHFGIKHK; translated from the coding sequence ATGGCACGACCGCAAGTCCGGGAGGTTTCCAGCCCGGAGCGCATTCAAGGCATCGCCTCCCCAGTCAGCACCTATGTCCGTCCGGCAGACCCCGCAGCCTCCCCGCTCCATGAGTTGGCCGAAGGTCTCGCGTCCATGGACACCAGGCTACGGTCCTTCCTCGACCAGCGCAAGCAGGATACCGACGAGGCAGACAAGGCGCGTGCCATCACGGACTTCCATCGGAACAACCAGAAGGGCTACGCTGATGCAGTGCGCGAGGGTCTCATCCCTGCGACCGCCTCCAAGTCCTACGTCGAGTGGTACAAGAAGCAGCAGGGCCACCTTGCGGGACTGAAGCTCTCGGACAAGTTCTCCATCGACTATCAGCAGTGGGATGGACGGGACAGTGAAGACCCCGCTGCCTTCGGACAGTTCGTCTCCGGGTGGATGACGCAGAACATCGGACAGGAGCAGGACCCCAACATCCTCGCCGGCCTTGCGCCACACCTCGACCGGATCGCCTCTGGTGGCTACGACACGTTCAACCAGGAGCGGGCCGCTTCGCTTCGCAGCAAGGCCCAGGCCACCTCGGGCGCTATCGTGACGGACACCCTCATGCGAGGCGCTGAGGCGGGCCGCGTGGAAGGCTCCGTGGACTATGACGGCCTCTGGACCGGCCTGATGTCCCAACGCGAAGAAGCGGTCTCCAAGGGCGAGCGCGGCGAAGACTTCGACAAGCTGATGGTGGACTCCATCATCCTCCAGGCCGAGGAGTCTGGCGACAGCGACATGCTGAAGCTCCTCGACCGGGCGACCTCAGGCTCCGACCTCCCCATGGCGAAGAACCCAGAGGTCCGTGAGAAGCGGATGCGGGCGCTGGAGAGGATCGGCAATAAGCAGGCCTCCATGGCGACCGATCAGGCGCAACTCGCGGAGAAGCAGGACAAGCGGCGTCATGAGGACAAGCTGGCTGAGGCCGTGCTCATTCTGTCCAATGGGGAGGATGTGCCGGAGGAGACCATCAGGGAACTCTCCAGGCGCGACGGCGAAATCCGATACAAGTTGGCCAAGTACAAGAAGGAATATGGGGACCTGGACACGGCGGAAGACCCTCAGGACTTGATGCAAGTGTATGAGGAGATCGATGACGGCGCGGGCCGCAAATACGTCCTGGACATGCGGGAGAAGGGCGTCATCCGTGACCCCGCCACCTTCCTGAAGGCCATGGACCGCGTGGATGCCGTCAAGAAAGCCACCCAGGGCGGCGGCATCTTCACGTCGCCTACCTACAAGGACACGGTAAAGTTCATCACGAATGAGACGGGTTATGGAGACATGTCCGTCGATGGTCTCAGGGGCCTGTCCTCCGAAGGTATGGAGGCCCTCTACGACTACCGAAACATGCTTCTGGAGTGGGACCTCAAGAACCCAGACGCGGGCCTCCTCGAAAGGGAGAAACAGGCACGGGAAGCTGGCGAATTCATCCGCTCCAGGTTCCAAGAGGCGACCGACCCGAAGGTTGTTGAAACCGGCGTAAGGTCCGAGTACGTCTCAGAGGCAGACGCCGCGAAGGCCAAGGAGGAGCCACAAGAACTTCTCCAGGAGCAGGACCCTGAGGTCCCCGCCCAGACGCAAGAGGAAGACGGCGGCTATCTTCCGCAGCCCATCCAGGACGCCTGGGACTGGCTTACAGGTGGCGACGAGGAAGAGGCCGCGCCTCCGCAGTCCCAGGAACAGTCCTCTTGGGTAGTCATTCCATACGAGACCCTCAGCGACTCCACCAAGCAGTCCCTTGAAGCCTTCGCCAAGAAGAAGGGACTCTCGGTCGAAGAGGCGTACGGCATCATCTCCGGTCGCGCCCAGAAGCTATCCGGCGAGACGCCCGCAGGGGTGGACCCGACGACCACGAACTCCATCTCGCCGGCTACGCGGGACAAGCTCTTTGGTCTACTCCAGGACCCGCCGAAGGTAGAGCGCCTCACGGCCTCCAACGTGCCGGTAGGTCCGCTCCTCGGCCTCATCGGACATACCGAAGGCACCGACAAGGGGGACGGCTACAATGAGACCCTCGGCTACGGGGCATACACTGGCGGCGACGTGAACCTCGTGGGGATGACCCTCGGGGAGATCGACAAGCTCCAGACCCAGATGCTCCGACACCCAAACAACTCGTGGAACTCTTCCGCTATCGGGCGCTACCAGATCATCCGTACGACCATGCGGAAGCTGAAGAAGACCATGGGGCTCACAGATGACGTGCTCTTCTCGCCCGAGCTTCAGGACCAGATGGCCATGCAGCTTCTGGAAGGCCGTGGCCTCTCCAAATGGCAGGCCGGGAAGATGTCCGATGAGCAGTTCATGTCTGGACTGTCCGCTGAGTGGGCCTCACTCCCGAAGGCAAACGGCAAGGGCAGCTATCGGAACCAGCGCGTAGGCACATCCACGGCAGGCGTTCGCGGGGTACTCGACAAGGTGAGAAACGCAGAGGTCGCATCCCTGGACCCGTCCATTGGCATGTCCTCAGGCAGCGACCCGTACGCCAACATTCCGGACGTGGACGCCAGCGGGAACGCCGGCCAGAAGCAGCGGTTCCTTGAGTGGAACCCAGACCCTGTGGGCAACCACGAGGCAAACCTACAGTCCATCGACGCGCAGCTTGGAGACGTGGTGCGCCGCGCCCAGGCCATTGCAGGGGTCAAGTTCGTGGTGGGCTCCGGCAAGCGCGATGACGCCCTCCAGAAGAAGGCCGTGGAGTGGGGATGGTCCAAGACCGAAGACTCCGACCACGAGCACGGCGCAGCCGTAGACCTCTGGCCCATCGATGAGAATGGAGCCGTCAAGTTCGACCCTGCCATGCAGCAGGAGGTCGTCATGGCCATGAAGTTGGCCGCAAAGGAACTCGGCGTTGACCTGGATATCGGAGCCGAGTGGAAGTCCTTCAAGGACAAGCCGCATTTCGGCATCAAGCACAAATAG